CTACGCCGACCTGGTCGACCCGTGCACGGGTGAGGTGATCGCGAGCGCGCCCGTCTCCGGCAAGCAGGACGTCGAGGACGCCATGGCCGCGGCGGCCGCGGCCTTTGAGACCTGGCGCGACACCACGCCGAGCGAGCGCCAGAAGGCCCTGCTGAAGATCGCCGACGCGGTCGAGGCGCGGGCGGACGAGCTGGTCGCGCTGGAGAGCCGCAACACCGGCAAGCCGCTGCACCTGACCGCGAGCGAGGAGCTGCCGCCCGCGATCGACCAGCTCCGCTTCTTCGCCGGCGCCGCCCGGCTGCTGGAGGGCCGCTCCGCCGGGGAGTACATGACCGGCCTGACCAGCTACGTGCGCCGCGAGCCGATCGGTGTGGTCGCGCAGGTCACGCCGTGGAACTACCCCCTGATGATGGCCGTGTGGAAGTTCGCCCCGGCGATCGCCGCGGGCAACACGGTGGTGCTCAAGCCGTCCGACACCACGCCGATGTCGACGCTGCTGCTGGCCGAGATCGCCGCCGAGTTCCTGCCGCCGGGCGTGCTCAACGTGGTCTGCGGCGACCGGGACACCGGCCGGGCGCTGGTCGCGCACCCGACCCCGGCGCTGGTCTCCATCACCGGCTCCACGCGAGCCGGTTCCGAGGTCGCCGCCTCGGCCGCGCCCGCGCTCAAGCGCACCCACCTGGAGCTGGGCGGCAAGGCCCCGGTGCTGGTGTTCGACGACGCCGACGTGGCCGCCGCGGCCGAGGGCATCGCCATCGCCGGGTTCTTCAACGCGGGCCAGGACTGCACCGCCGCCACCCGGGTGCTGGTCACCGAGGGGGCGTACGACGCGTTCGTGGAGGCGCTCACCGAGCAGGCCCGCAACCTCAAGACCGGCGCGCCCGACGACGAGGACGTGCTCTACGGCCCGCTGAACAACGTCAACCAGCTCGCCCGGGTCACCGGCTTCATCGAGCGGCTGCCCGCGCACGCCCGGGTCACCACCGGCGGCGAGCGGGTCGGCGACCGGGGCTTCTACTTCGCCCCGACCGTCGTGGCGGACCTGCTCCAGGGCGACGAGATCGTCACCGACGAGGTGTTCGGCCCGGTCATCACCGTGCAGAAGGTCGCCGACGAGGCCGAGGCGCTGCGCTACGCCAACGACTGCCGCTACGGCCTGGCCTCCAGCGTGTGGACCGCCGACCACGGCCGCGCGATGCGCCTGAGCAAGCGGCTGGACTTCGGCTGCGTCTGGGTGAACACGCACATCCCGCTGGTCGCCGAGATGCCGCACGGCGGCTTCAAGCAGTCCGGCTACGGCAAGGACCTGTCGGCCTACGGGCTGGAAGACTACACCCGGGTCAAGCACGTCATGCACAGCATCGGAGAGTGATCGTGAGCTCCTCCTCCGAGATCCACGCCCGGCGCGCCGGTGCCGTCGCGCGCGGAGTCGGTTCGACCCTGTCGTCGTACGTGGACCGCGCCTCCGGCGGCACGCTGACCGACGTCGACGGGCGCGAGTGGATCGACTTCGCGGCCGGGATCGCCGTCACCAACGTGGGCAACAGCGCCCCGGCCGTCGTCGCGGCGGTACGCGAGCAGGTCGAGCGCTTCACGCACACCTGCTTCATGGTGACGCCGTACGAGTCGTACGTGGCCGTGTGCGAGCAGCTCAACGAGCTGACGCCGGGCGGCTTCGAGAAACGCTCGGCGCTGTTCAACTCCGGTGCGGAGGCCGTCGAGAACGCCGTGAAGATCGCCCGGTACGCCACCGGGCGGCAGGCGGTGATCGTGTTCGAGCACGGCTACCACGGCCGGACGAACCTGACCATGGCGCTGACCGCGAAGAACATGCCGTACAAGCACGGGTTCGGGCCGTTCGCGCCGGAGGTCTACCGCGCGCCGATGTCGTACCCGCTGCGCGACGGCCTGACCGGCGAGCAGGCCGCCGCCCGCGCCCTCGACGCGATCACCACGCAGGTCGGGGCGCAGAACGTGGCCGCGATCGTGATCGAGCCGATCCAGGGCGAGGGCGGCTTCGTGGTGCCCGCGCCCGGCTTCCTGCCCGCCCTCGCGTCCTGGGCCTCGGCCAACGGCGCGCTGTTCGTGGCCGACGAGATCCAGACCGGGTTCTGCCGCACCGGCGACTGGTTCGCCAGCGAGCACGAGCAGGTGGTGCCCGATCTGATCACCACGGCGAAGGGCATCGCGGGCGGCCTGCCGCTGGCGGCGGTCACCGGCCGGGCGGAGGTGATGGACGCGGTGCACGTCGGCGGGCTCGGTGGCACGTACGGCGGCAACCCCATCGCCTGCGCCGCCGCCCTGGCCTCCATCGAGACCATGCGCGAGCTGGACCTGGCCGCCGCGGCCCGCCGCATCGGCGGGGTGCTCACCGACCGGCTCACCTCGCTGGCCGCCAAGTATCCGCAGATCGCCGAGGTCCGCGGCCGTGGCGCGATGGTCGCGATCGAGCTGACCCGCCCCGGCACCCTCGACCCCGACCCGGTCCTCACCGGCGCGGTCAACAAGGCGTGCCACGCCGCCGGCCTGCTCACCCTCACCTGCGGCACCTGGGGCAACGTCTTCCGCTTCCTCCCCCCGCTCGTCATCTCCGACGACGACCTGGACCGCGGCCTCACCATCCTCGACCAGGCCTTCGCCACCACCACCTGATAAAAGGAAGGGCACCTTCTTAACGCTATGCGTAGAGGAAGGTGCCCTTCTTAACGCCCGTCCGCCCCACGGTGGACCTGGGCCACCGGGCAGCCACGCCAAGATCGCGACTTCGTGTCACAAAGTACGGCCCAGCCCTAGGTCTGGACACGAACCAGCGATCATGGCGCCCTGAAGGGCCGCGGAGCGGATCACGTCAGGCCGCGATCTGCTCCCGGGCGGGCTGGGGCAGCGCCCGGAACGGCTGCTGGTCGCGCATGCCCCAGGGCGAGCCGTACGCCGTCAGCAGGTCCAGGAACGGCACCGGGTCCAGCGCCTCCGGGCCGAGCACGCCGGTGCCCTGCCACGCCCCGCCGGCGAGCAGTTCCAGCGCCACCACGGGGTTGACCGCGGTCTGCCACACCACGGCCTGGTGGCCGTACTCGCGCATGGACCACTCGTTGTCGACGACGTGGTAGAGGTACAGCTCCCGGGCCTTGCCGTCCAGGCCCCTGCCCTTGACCCAGGTGCCGGCGCAGGTCTTGCCCTTCATGAGGGAGCCGAGCGTGGCCGGGTCGGGCAGCTGGGCGGCCAGCACGTCCCGCGGCGACACCATGACCTGCGACTTGCCGCCGCCGATGGCGATCGGGCGGGTGGAGTCGAGGCCGAGCTTGTGCACGGTCTTCAGGATCTCGATGAACTCGGTGCCCAGGCCGTACTTGAAGGTGACCCGCTTGGCGTCGACCCAGCGCGGGATGAGCAGCACCTCCTCGTGCTCCACGTTGACGCACTCGACCGGTCCGATGCCCTCCGGGAAGTCGAACACCTCGGGCTCGCTGAACGGGGCGGTGGTGAACCAGCCGCGCTCGCGCTCCCAGACGATCGGGGGGTTGAGGCATTCCTCGATGGTGGTCCAGATGGAGAACGACGGGGCGAAGTCGAACCCGTCCACGGTGATGTTGGAGCCGTCCCGCACCCCGATCTCGTCGATCTCGGCGAACAGGTGATCGGCGGCGTAGCGGGCGAACACGTCGGACAGGCCGGGTTCCACACCGATGCCGACCAGGGCGAGCCGCCCGGCGGCCGCCCACGCGACGGCCTTGCCGAACTGCTCCTCGCCGAGCATCACCCCGGTCTTGGCGTACGGCTCGGTCGGGTGCGGGCGGGACAGCGACATGGCCATGTCGAGATAGTCCGCGCCGGCCTCGAACGCGCCGTCGAAGATCGGCATCACGAAACGGGGGTCGACCGCGTTCAGCACGTGCGTGATGCCGTGCGTGCGGCACAGCTCGGCCACGTCGCGGGCCTGCGACGCGTCGAGCCTGGCCGCGACGAAACGGTCGTCGAGCCCGGAGACGGCGCGCTGGGCCCGCTCCAGGGAGTAGTCCGCTACGACCATGAGCTGGAAGAAGTCACGGCGAGCGGCGATGGCGGCTGCTGCACTGCCGACGCCACCAGCGCCGACCAGCAGGATACGCATAAAAGTCCCTTCAACGTCGTGGCGGACATTCGCCACGAAAGGTGCGTTATTCACGTGTGTTTCTCCCGCGTCCCCACGGAGGGACGCGGGACGGGGGGTCAGGAGTCGAAGCCGAGCCCGGCGTGGTCCAGCGTGCGCAGCCAGAGGTTGCGCCGTCCCTGGTGCTCGTCGGCGCGCGCCAGCGACCAGCGGGTGAGCTGGATGCCGAGCGAGCGCAGCGGCTCCGGGGGCAGCGGCCAGGGCTTGGAGCGGACGAAGTCCAGTTCCGTGCGTGCCGTGGCCACACCGCTGAGGTGGTCGAGCATCACCTGCGCGCCGAAGCGGGTCGCCCCGACGCCCAGCCCTGTGTAACCGGCCGCATAGGCCAGCCGCCCGCCGAAGGCCGTGCCGAAGAAGGCGCAGAACCGGGTGCAGGTGTCGATCACCCCGCCCCAGCTGTGGGTGAACCGAAGCCCCTCCAGCTGCGGGAACGTGGTGAAGAAGTGCTCGGCCAGCCGGTCGAAGGTGGCTTCTCGCTGTTCGAGGGTGGGCGCGATGCGGTTGCCGAAGTGGTAGATCGCGTCGTACCCGCCGAACAGGATCCGGTTGTCCGCGGTGAGCCGGTAGTAGTGGAACTGGTTGGCCGAGTCGCCCAGCCCCTGCCGGTTGGCCCAGCCCAGGTCACCGAGTTGCGCCGGGGACAGCGGCTCGGTCATCAGGGCGTAGTCGTACACCGGGATCAGGTAGCGCTTGAGCTTGCGCAGCAGCGGCCCGAAGGCGCTGGTCGCCAGCGCGACCTTCGCCGCGCGCACCTCGCCGTGCGGCGTGCGCAGGGTGAGCCCGTCGCGTCCGCTGCTCAGCCCGAGGACGGGGGTGCCCTCGTAGATGCGCACGCCCAGCGACAGGCATGCCTGGCGCAGGCCCCAGGCCAGCTTCGCCGGGTCGAGCATGGCCACCCGGTCGCGGTCCCACCAGCCGCCCAGGTAGGTGGGCGAGTCGACCTGCGCCCGCACCTGGTCGCGGTCGAACAGCTCGGCCTGGTAGCCCATCGAGCGGGTCAGCTCGTAGGACTCGTGCAGCCAGTCCAGCTGGTACGCGGAGGTGGCCACCTCCAGCTCACCGGTGCGCTCGAAGTCGCAGTCGATGGCGTACCGGCCCAGCGTGTCCTCGATCTGGTCGAGGTTCTCCCGGCCGAGCCGTTCCAGCTCGGTGATCTCGTCCGGGAAGCGGTCCACCCCGTTGGCGAGCCCGTGGGTCAGGCTCGCGGAGCAGAAGCCGCCGTTGCGTCCGGAGGCGGCGTGGCCGCACACCCCCGATTCGAGCAGGACCACGTCGGCCGACGGGTCGCGCTCCTTGGCCAGCAGGGCCGTCCACAGGCCGCTGTAGCCTCCCCCGATCACCGCCAGCTGCGCGGTGGTCGCGCTGGTCAGCGGGGGCACGGGTGCCGGCCGCTCAGGCCGGTCCGTCCAGTACGGCGTCGGCGACGCATCCGCAAGCGCCGACGCCCACAGTTTTGATCCTTTGGCCCGCATGAGCCGATCTCCTCCTTCTGCTACCCGGGAGCGGGTGACGCTCCTTTTTCCTGATTAATCCCCTGATAAACGGAATGTCCGGGGATGCCAAACGGCCGCCGAGCCGGACCCTCCACGATCAGGCGTGGAGGCCGGGTCGGCGGCCGTTCAGAGAATTAGGAAGTCGCCGCGCGGCGGGCGGAGCGGCGGCGGTTGCGCAGCTGGCCCGCGATGACGAACGCGAACGAGATCAGGAACATGGCACTGGCGATGGCGTTGACCTGCGGCGGGATGCCGCGCAGGTTGGACCCCCAGATGAACATCGGGAAGGTCTCGTAGCCGCTGGTGCCGGTCACGAAGTTCGTGATGATGAAGTCGTCGAAGCTGAGCGAGAACGCCAGCAGCGAGGCCGCCACGATGCCGGGCAGCACGAGCGGCAGGATGACCAGACGGAACGCCTGCCACGGCGTCGCGTACAGGTCCATCGCCGCCTCCTGCAGCCTCGGATCGAGCCCGGCCAGCCGTGCCTTCACGGTGACCACCACGAACGATATGCAGAACATGACATGCGCGATGAGGATCGTCAAGAAGCCCAGCGGCACCTGCCACCCTATGAACAGGGTCAACAACGAGGTGCCCATCACGATTTCCGGCGTGGCCATCGGCAGGAAGATCAGGGTGTTCGTGCCCTTTCGCCCGAAGAACCGGTATCTCACCAGCGCGAACGAGATGAGCGTGCCCAGGATCGTGGAGATCAGGGTGGCCCCGAACCCGATGTAGATGCTGCGCAGCAGCGCGTCGCAGATCCCGGCCGCGCCGCACATGTCGGTCCAGTTGTTCCAGGTGAAGTCGAACGTCTGGAGGTCGAGCACGTAGGTGGTGTTGCGGCTGCCCGGCTGGTTGAACGACAGCAGGAAGATCACCGCGATCGGGACGAACAGGTACAGCAGGATCAGCAGGCCGACCAGCAGCACCCACTTGTCGGCGAGCCAGCGCCACAGCGCGTGCATCAGACCACCTCGTCCGTGCCGGCGGTGCTGACGTAGACCGTCACCAGCACCAGGATCGTCACCATCAGCATGACCGACAGCGCCGACGCGATCGGGTAGTCGTTGACCACCAGGAACCGCGACTGGATCACGCTGCCGATCATCTGCGTGTTCGGCCCGCCCAGCAGGTTCGCGTTGACGTAGTCGCCGGCCGACGGGATGAACGTCAGCAGCGTGCCCGCCACCACGCCCGGCAGGGACAGCGGCAGCGTCACGCGCAGGAAGCTGCGCACCGGCCCGTGGTAGAGGTCGCGCGCGGCCTCCAGCAGGCGTACGTCCAGCTTGTCCAGGCTGGCGTAGAGCGGCAGCACCATGAACGGCAGGAAGTTGTAGACCAGGCCCGCGATCACCGCGAACTCGGTCGCCAGCAGCCGCCCGTCCGGCCCGAGCAGGTGGGCCCACTTGAGGAAGTCGACCGCCGGCCCGCTGTCGGACAGGATCGCCTTCCACGAGTAGGTGCGCACCAGGTAGCTGGTGAAGAACGGCGCGATCACGCCGACCAGCATGAGGTTCTTCCAGCGCCCGCCCTTGATCGCGATGGCGTACGCGAGCGGGTAGCCCAGCGCCAGGCAGATCACCGTGGTGATCAGCGCGTACCAGAGCGAGCGCAGGAACTGGACGTGGAACATCTCCCACGCGTCGGCGTAGTTGCTCCACGACCAGTCGAACACGTAGCCGGTCTCGATCGACCCGGCCGGGTTCCACAGGCTCGCCATGAACAGCTGGACCACGGGGTAGACGAAGAACACCGCGAGCCACAGCATGCCCGGGGCGAGCAGCGCGTACGGGATCCAGCGCCGCCGCCGCATCCCGGCCGGCGGTTCGACCGGGACCTCGGCGGCGACGGCGCTGCCGCCCGACGCGGTGGGAAGGAGGGCCGCCACGTCAGCTCCCCACGAGGAACGAGTGCGCGGGCAGCCAGTGCACCGCCACCTCGGCCCCCGGCGCGGCCGGGGAGGCCAGGCCCGAGTTCGGCACGAACACGGTCAGCTCGCTGCCCCACGGCGCCCGCACCAGGTACTGCGTGGAGACGCCGGTGAACGAGGTGTCGGTGATGACACCGCGCACCGCCGCGTGGCCCGAGGGCACCGCGTCCAGCCCGTCGCACAGGTGCAGCTTCTCCGGGCGTACGCCCAGCAGCGCGCTGCCGGAGGTGACCCGGCAGCGGGCCGCGGGCAGCGCCAGGCGGTTGCCGTGCGCGTCGACTGTGACGTGGCCGTCGGTCTGCCCGGTCACCTCGGCCGGGATCAGGTTGGACTGGCCGAGGAAGTTGGCCACGAACGCCGAGGCGGGGAACTCGTACATCTCGGCGGGCGCGCCCAGCTGCTCGATGCGCCCGGCCTGCATCACCGCGACCGTGTCGGCCATGGTCATGGCCTCCTCCTGGTCGTGGGTGACGTGCACGAAGGTGATGCCGACCTCGGTCTGGATGCGCTTGAGCTCGATCTGCATCTGGCGGCGCAGCTTCAGGTCGAGCGCGCCCAGCGGCTCGTCGAGCAGCAGCACCTCGGGGCTGTTGACCAGGGCCCGGGCCAGCGCCACCCGCTGCTGCTGCCCACCGGACAGCTGCGCCGGGCGGCGCGGCCCGTAACCGCCGAGCTGGACCAGGTCGAGCATCTCCGCGACCTTGCGGTCGGCGTCCTTCCTGCCCACTCCCTTGCGCCGCAGCCCGAACGCCACGTTGTCCGCGACGCTCAGGTGCGGGAACAGCGCGTAGCTCTGGAACACGGTGTTGACCGGCCGCTTGTAGGGGCGCATCCGGGTGATGTCCAGGCCGCCGAGCGTGATCCGCCCGGCGGTCGGCTCCTCCAGACCCGCCACCATGCGCAGCGTGGTGGTCTTGCCGCAGCCCGACGCCCCCAGCAGGGCGAAGAACGAGCCGTCCGGGATGGTCAGGGTGAGGTCGTCGACGGCGGTGAAGCCGCCGAACGTCTTGGTGACGTTCTCGATGCGGAGATCCTGGTTCTGGCCCTTCACCCAGTCACGCCCCGATCGCTGCCTGGAACTTGCCCTGGTACTCCTTCTCCTGCGCCTCGGTCAGCGGCATGAAGATCTTGGTCTTCGCCTGCATCGCGGCGTCGGGGAAGATGAGCGGGTTCTCGGCGAGCTCGGGGTCGATGTCCTTCATCGCCTCCTGCGCGCCGGCCACCGGGCACACGTAGTTGACGTACGCGGCCAGCTCGGCGGCGACCTTCGGGTCGTAGTAGTAGTCGATCAGCGCCTGGGCGTTGCTCGCGTGCGTGGCGGTGACCGGGATCAGCATGTTGTCCGACCAGAGCATCATGCCCTCGTCCGGCGCGATCAGCTTGATCTTCGGGTTGTCGAAGCCGAGCTGGATCACGTCGCCGGACCACGCGATGCACGCCGCGATGTCGCCCTTGGCCAGGTCCTGCACGTAGTCGTTGCCGGTGAAGCGGCGGATCTGGCCGGAGCTGACGCCGCCCTTCAGCTTCTCCAGCGCCGCGTCGAAGTCGGCGCCGGTGAAGTTGCCCGGGTCCTTGCCGATCGACAGCAGCATGAAGCCCATGGTGTCGTGCATCTCGGTCAGGAAGGTGACCTTGCCCTTCAGGTCGGGGCGGGTCAGCAGCTCGTCGACCGTGCGCACCTCCTTGGTCACCCCGGTGTTCACGCCGATGCCGGTCAGGCCGGACTGCCACGGCGCGGCGTACTCCATGTTGGGGTCGAACTGGCGGCCGCGCAGCGACGGGGCCAGGTTCTTGGCGAACGTGGCCACCTTGTCGGGGCTGAACTTCTGGGCGAAGCCGTTGCGGATGAACGTCGCCGCCATCCAGTCGGTGAACACCACCAGGTCGCGGTTGATCGTCTGGCAGGCCGTGAGCTGCTGGCGGATCTTGCCGTAGAAGTCGTTGTTGTCGTTGATGTCGGCCGTGTACTCGACGTCGAGGCCGGTCTTCGCCTTGAACGCGACCAGCGTCGGGTGGATCTCCGGGTTCTTCTCGTCCTCGTCGATGTAGGCCGGCCAGTTGGAGAAGAGGACCTTGCGCTCGGTCGCCGACAGGTCCTGGGTGGTGCACTTCGGGCCCTCGGACTGCGTGCCGGTGGCGTTGCCGTTGGTGCCCTTGGTGCCGCAGGCGGCCAGCGCCCCGCCCGCCGCCGCGAACGCGCCGGCGGCGAGGGTCCCGCGCAGCACGTTCCGGCGGGACGGCATCGCCGACAGCACAGCCTGGGCCTGGGGGGAGAGTGGTATGCGACGAGCCATCGAAAGTTCCTTCACTGCTGGAGGGGTTACCGGCGCGGTATCACTTGCTCACTGGCTGAAGACGGTGCGGTGCCACGGTTTCGCGGCCACCGCCGTGCGGTCGTACATAACGTGTTTGAGCTGGGTGTACTCCTCGAAGGAGTACGTGGACATGTCCTTGCCGAAGCCGGAGCGACGGTAACCCCCGTGCGGCATCTCGCTGATGATCGGGATGTGGTCGTTGACCCACACGCACCCGGCGCGCAGCTCGCGCGTGCCCCTCAGGGAGCGGTGCACGTCGCGCGTCCACACGCTCGCCGCCAGGCCGTACGGCGTGTCGTTGGCCAGGGCCACACCCTCGTCGTCGGCGTCGAACGGCAGCACGACCAGCACCGGGCCGAACACCTCCTGCCGTACGATCTCGCTGTCCTGGGCGGCGTCCACGACCAGGGTCGGCGCGTAGTACGCACCATGCCCGAGGCCGTCGGGCACCCGCCCGCCGGTCACGATCTTGGCACCCGCGGCGCGGGCCCGGTCCACGAACCCCGCCACCCGGTCGCGCTGCGCGACGCTGATCAGCGGGCCGATGTCGGTCGCCGGGTCGAGCGGGTCGCCGGGGCGTACCCCCTCGAACAGCTCGGCGACCCGCGCGACGAAGCGGTCGTAGAGCGGCCGCTGCACGTAGGCGCGGGTGGCCGCGGTGCAGTCCTGCCCGCTGTTGATCAGCGAACCGGCGACCGCGCCCTGCGCGGCGGCCTCCACGTCGGCGTCGTCGAAGACCAGGAACGGGGCCTTGCCGCCCAGCTCCAGGTGGATCCGCTTCACGGCGCCCGCGGCGGTCGCGCCGACCTGGCGGCCCACCGCGGTCGAGCCGGTGAAGCTGACCATGTCCACGTCGGGGTGGGCGACCAGGGCCGCGCCCGCCACCGCGCCGCGGCCGGTGACCACGTTGACCACGCCCGGGGGGATGCCCGCGTCCAGGCACGCCTGTGCGAACATCACGCTGGTCAGCGGGGTCAGCTCGGCGGGCTTGAGCACGATGGTGTTGCCCGCGGCGATCGCGGGCAGGATCTTCCAGGCGGCCATCTGCAGCGGGTAGTTCCACGGCGAGATCGAGCCCACCACGCCGATCGCCTCGCGGCGCACGTAGCTGGTGTGGTCGGCCGAGTACTCCCCCGCGGCCTTGCCCGCGAGGTCGCGCGCGGCGCCGGCGAAGAAGGCGGTGTTGTCGACGGTGCCGGGCACGTCGAACTCCGCCGCCAGCCGCACCGGCTTGCCGGTCTGCGACACCTCGGCCGCCACGAAATCCGCGGCGCGGTCCGCGAGGATCCCGGCCAGGCGGTGCAGCGCGCCGGAGCGCTCCCCCGGCGTCGCGCCCGACCAGCCGCCGAACGCGGCGCGGGCCGCGGCCACCGCGGCGTCGACGTCTTCCTGACCAGCGAGTACATACTCGGCGACGGTGCTACCGTCAGCGGGGTTGA
The Catellatospora sp. IY07-71 DNA segment above includes these coding regions:
- a CDS encoding gamma-aminobutyraldehyde dehydrogenase, producing MAGFSPNVIGDRLADGSSGEPFAVVNPADGSTVAEYVLAGQEDVDAAVAAARAAFGGWSGATPGERSGALHRLAGILADRAADFVAAEVSQTGKPVRLAAEFDVPGTVDNTAFFAGAARDLAGKAAGEYSADHTSYVRREAIGVVGSISPWNYPLQMAAWKILPAIAAGNTIVLKPAELTPLTSVMFAQACLDAGIPPGVVNVVTGRGAVAGAALVAHPDVDMVSFTGSTAVGRQVGATAAGAVKRIHLELGGKAPFLVFDDADVEAAAQGAVAGSLINSGQDCTAATRAYVQRPLYDRFVARVAELFEGVRPGDPLDPATDIGPLISVAQRDRVAGFVDRARAAGAKIVTGGRVPDGLGHGAYYAPTLVVDAAQDSEIVRQEVFGPVLVVLPFDADDEGVALANDTPYGLAASVWTRDVHRSLRGTRELRAGCVWVNDHIPIISEMPHGGYRRSGFGKDMSTYSFEEYTQLKHVMYDRTAVAAKPWHRTVFSQ
- a CDS encoding FAD-binding oxidoreductase; protein product: MRAKGSKLWASALADASPTPYWTDRPERPAPVPPLTSATTAQLAVIGGGYSGLWTALLAKERDPSADVVLLESGVCGHAASGRNGGFCSASLTHGLANGVDRFPDEITELERLGRENLDQIEDTLGRYAIDCDFERTGELEVATSAYQLDWLHESYELTRSMGYQAELFDRDQVRAQVDSPTYLGGWWDRDRVAMLDPAKLAWGLRQACLSLGVRIYEGTPVLGLSSGRDGLTLRTPHGEVRAAKVALATSAFGPLLRKLKRYLIPVYDYALMTEPLSPAQLGDLGWANRQGLGDSANQFHYYRLTADNRILFGGYDAIYHFGNRIAPTLEQREATFDRLAEHFFTTFPQLEGLRFTHSWGGVIDTCTRFCAFFGTAFGGRLAYAAGYTGLGVGATRFGAQVMLDHLSGVATARTELDFVRSKPWPLPPEPLRSLGIQLTRWSLARADEHQGRRNLWLRTLDHAGLGFDS
- a CDS encoding gamma-aminobutyraldehyde dehydrogenase, giving the protein MTEKLANFINGKYVAPVDGGYADLVDPCTGEVIASAPVSGKQDVEDAMAAAAAAFETWRDTTPSERQKALLKIADAVEARADELVALESRNTGKPLHLTASEELPPAIDQLRFFAGAARLLEGRSAGEYMTGLTSYVRREPIGVVAQVTPWNYPLMMAVWKFAPAIAAGNTVVLKPSDTTPMSTLLLAEIAAEFLPPGVLNVVCGDRDTGRALVAHPTPALVSITGSTRAGSEVAASAAPALKRTHLELGGKAPVLVFDDADVAAAAEGIAIAGFFNAGQDCTAATRVLVTEGAYDAFVEALTEQARNLKTGAPDDEDVLYGPLNNVNQLARVTGFIERLPAHARVTTGGERVGDRGFYFAPTVVADLLQGDEIVTDEVFGPVITVQKVADEAEALRYANDCRYGLASSVWTADHGRAMRLSKRLDFGCVWVNTHIPLVAEMPHGGFKQSGYGKDLSAYGLEDYTRVKHVMHSIGE
- a CDS encoding ABC transporter ATP-binding protein; amino-acid sequence: MKGQNQDLRIENVTKTFGGFTAVDDLTLTIPDGSFFALLGASGCGKTTTLRMVAGLEEPTAGRITLGGLDITRMRPYKRPVNTVFQSYALFPHLSVADNVAFGLRRKGVGRKDADRKVAEMLDLVQLGGYGPRRPAQLSGGQQQRVALARALVNSPEVLLLDEPLGALDLKLRRQMQIELKRIQTEVGITFVHVTHDQEEAMTMADTVAVMQAGRIEQLGAPAEMYEFPASAFVANFLGQSNLIPAEVTGQTDGHVTVDAHGNRLALPAARCRVTSGSALLGVRPEKLHLCDGLDAVPSGHAAVRGVITDTSFTGVSTQYLVRAPWGSELTVFVPNSGLASPAAPGAEVAVHWLPAHSFLVGS
- a CDS encoding ABC transporter permease; translation: MHALWRWLADKWVLLVGLLILLYLFVPIAVIFLLSFNQPGSRNTTYVLDLQTFDFTWNNWTDMCGAAGICDALLRSIYIGFGATLISTILGTLISFALVRYRFFGRKGTNTLIFLPMATPEIVMGTSLLTLFIGWQVPLGFLTILIAHVMFCISFVVVTVKARLAGLDPRLQEAAMDLYATPWQAFRLVILPLVLPGIVAASLLAFSLSFDDFIITNFVTGTSGYETFPMFIWGSNLRGIPPQVNAIASAMFLISFAFVIAGQLRNRRRSARRAATS
- a CDS encoding saccharopine dehydrogenase family protein, giving the protein MRILLVGAGGVGSAAAAIAARRDFFQLMVVADYSLERAQRAVSGLDDRFVAARLDASQARDVAELCRTHGITHVLNAVDPRFVMPIFDGAFEAGADYLDMAMSLSRPHPTEPYAKTGVMLGEEQFGKAVAWAAAGRLALVGIGVEPGLSDVFARYAADHLFAEIDEIGVRDGSNITVDGFDFAPSFSIWTTIEECLNPPIVWERERGWFTTAPFSEPEVFDFPEGIGPVECVNVEHEEVLLIPRWVDAKRVTFKYGLGTEFIEILKTVHKLGLDSTRPIAIGGGKSQVMVSPRDVLAAQLPDPATLGSLMKGKTCAGTWVKGRGLDGKARELYLYHVVDNEWSMREYGHQAVVWQTAVNPVVALELLAGGAWQGTGVLGPEALDPVPFLDLLTAYGSPWGMRDQQPFRALPQPAREQIAA
- the gabT gene encoding 4-aminobutyrate--2-oxoglutarate transaminase encodes the protein MSSSSEIHARRAGAVARGVGSTLSSYVDRASGGTLTDVDGREWIDFAAGIAVTNVGNSAPAVVAAVREQVERFTHTCFMVTPYESYVAVCEQLNELTPGGFEKRSALFNSGAEAVENAVKIARYATGRQAVIVFEHGYHGRTNLTMALTAKNMPYKHGFGPFAPEVYRAPMSYPLRDGLTGEQAAARALDAITTQVGAQNVAAIVIEPIQGEGGFVVPAPGFLPALASWASANGALFVADEIQTGFCRTGDWFASEHEQVVPDLITTAKGIAGGLPLAAVTGRAEVMDAVHVGGLGGTYGGNPIACAAALASIETMRELDLAAAARRIGGVLTDRLTSLAAKYPQIAEVRGRGAMVAIELTRPGTLDPDPVLTGAVNKACHAAGLLTLTCGTWGNVFRFLPPLVISDDDLDRGLTILDQAFATTT
- a CDS encoding ABC transporter permease, producing the protein MAALLPTASGGSAVAAEVPVEPPAGMRRRRWIPYALLAPGMLWLAVFFVYPVVQLFMASLWNPAGSIETGYVFDWSWSNYADAWEMFHVQFLRSLWYALITTVICLALGYPLAYAIAIKGGRWKNLMLVGVIAPFFTSYLVRTYSWKAILSDSGPAVDFLKWAHLLGPDGRLLATEFAVIAGLVYNFLPFMVLPLYASLDKLDVRLLEAARDLYHGPVRSFLRVTLPLSLPGVVAGTLLTFIPSAGDYVNANLLGGPNTQMIGSVIQSRFLVVNDYPIASALSVMLMVTILVLVTVYVSTAGTDEVV
- a CDS encoding spermidine/putrescine ABC transporter substrate-binding protein, yielding MARRIPLSPQAQAVLSAMPSRRNVLRGTLAAGAFAAAGGALAACGTKGTNGNATGTQSEGPKCTTQDLSATERKVLFSNWPAYIDEDEKNPEIHPTLVAFKAKTGLDVEYTADINDNNDFYGKIRQQLTACQTINRDLVVFTDWMAATFIRNGFAQKFSPDKVATFAKNLAPSLRGRQFDPNMEYAAPWQSGLTGIGVNTGVTKEVRTVDELLTRPDLKGKVTFLTEMHDTMGFMLLSIGKDPGNFTGADFDAALEKLKGGVSSGQIRRFTGNDYVQDLAKGDIAACIAWSGDVIQLGFDNPKIKLIAPDEGMMLWSDNMLIPVTATHASNAQALIDYYYDPKVAAELAAYVNYVCPVAGAQEAMKDIDPELAENPLIFPDAAMQAKTKIFMPLTEAQEKEYQGKFQAAIGA